The Papilio machaon chromosome 3, ilPapMach1.1, whole genome shotgun sequence genome window below encodes:
- the LOC106719707 gene encoding protein obstructor-E encodes MKVFIVLTAVAALASAQFKCPNKDGQYEDDRQCDKFYECVDGVATTKICPDGLVFDPTIRKINKCDQPFNVDCGDRTELQPPKPTSQCPRRNGFFAHPDPSVCNVFFNCIEGDAIEVKCTAGLHFDEYSGTCVWPDSAGRQGCQVQEKKTKDGFECPKEQLVDAQGQAVAHPKFPHPNDCQRFYVCLNGVEPRDLGCQVGEVYNEESQKCDAPENVRGCEDWYKDAEEAAPAPKSRN; translated from the exons GTGCCCAATTCAAATGCCCGAATAAGGATGGTCAATACGAGGATGACAGACAGTGCGACAAATTCTACGAGTGTGTAGATGGCGTCGCCACCACCAAAATTTGCCCCGACGGTCTGGTGTTCGACCCCACCATTAGGAAAATCAACAAGTGCGACCAACCCTTCAACGTTGACTGTGGAGACAGAACCGAATTGC AGCCCCCTAAGCCCACCAGCCAGTGCCCCCGTCGCAACGGTTTCTTCGCTCACCCCGATCCTTCCGTATGTAACGTCTTCTTCAACTGTATCGAGGGTGACGCTATTGAAGTCAAATGTACCGCCGGCCTTCACTTCGACGAGTACTCCGGTACCTGCGTGTGGCCCGACTCCGCTGGAAGACAGGGGTGCCAAGTCCAGGAAA AGAAAACCAAGGACGGTTTTGAATGCCCCAAGGAGCAACTAGTGGACGCCCAAGGCCAGGCCGTCGCCCACCCCAAGTTCCCCCACCCTAACGATTGCCAGCGCTTCTATGTGTGCCTGAACGGAGTGGAGCCACGTGACCTTGGTTGCCAAGTCGGCGAGGTCTACAACGAAGAGTCACAGAAATGTGATGCCCCCGAAAATGTTCGCGGATG cgAGGATTGGTACAAGGATGCGGAGGAAGCTGCGCCCGCACCTAAAtcgagaaattaa
- the LOC106719706 gene encoding protein obstructor-E, which translates to MLSLILVSLAVCGIVSGQDFDCPGKSGFYPDPYQCDLYYKCSKGVAETKLCPDGLVFVDENPNKERCDIPSNVDCGDRKELQEPKPTKDCPRQNGYFKHPDPQACDKFYYCSDGIPNELPCPPGLYFDEESSNCDWKDSVDRICDHITKDVLDDGFTCPDGEVVGPNGRALPHPTFPHPEDCQKFYICRNGVQPQKGSCPSGKVYNEDTFTCDDPEKVQGCENYYEGQPLEKNKLPKKA; encoded by the exons atgttaagtttaatattagtaagcttAGCTGTTTGCGGAATTG TTTCAGGTCAGGATTTCGACTGTCCCGGCAAAAGCGGCTTTTATCCGGACCCGTACCAATGTGACCTTTACTACAAATGCTCCAAAG GTGTGGcggaaacaaaattatgtcCTGATGGTTTAGTTTTCGTTGATGAAAACCCTAACAAAGAACGGTGCGATATTCCGTCAAACGTTGACTGCGGGGATAGAAAAGAATTac AAGAACCAAAACCAACAAAAGATTGTCCACGTCAGAACGGATATTTCAAACATCCCGATCCTCAG GCATGTGACAAGTTTTACTACTGCTCTGACGGCATCCCCAATGAGTTGCCGTGCCCACCCGGTCTGTACTTCGACGAGGAAAGTTCAAACTGCGACTGGAAAGATTCGGTAGATCGTATCTGTGACCATATCActaaag ATGTCCTCGACGATGGTTTTACGTGTCCTGACGGTGAAGTGGTAGGGCCCAATGGACGTGCACTCCCGCACCCCACCTTCCCTCACCCCGAAGATTGCCAGAAGTTCTACATCTGTCGTAACGGCGTCCAACCCCAGAAGGGCAGTTGTCCATCAGGCAAAGTTTATAATGAAGACACGTTTACGTGCGATGACCCAGAAAAAGTACAAGGATG tGAAAATTATTACGAAGGCCAGCCATTGGAAAAGAATAAATTACCGAAGAAGGCGTGA